A single window of Nasonia vitripennis strain AsymCx chromosome 4, Nvit_psr_1.1, whole genome shotgun sequence DNA harbors:
- the LOC100680066 gene encoding uncharacterized protein LOC100680066 isoform X1: MASIMYDKKKLKNKKHYAERGIDNREYNIMKEKHNQLCRLCAESKSGLVGIYKIEGRTLKIESKIAKCLHIQLFCLQVFLDDLLPLSVCHECCTLLNICNDFYEKANDAQCNLHDMLVSKETSQSRAVSEVKSNSVEKTGDTSKGETIEVEVDLVPEEIADDEEYSDSGNNDTGERDQISQTEVKDGKDNDSKSATENGSLNQNNKKKVKRKSSSNETNENAKKAKYCGTNDKRADGNPLSKREMGPGCDSSCRFKCQTKVTYEERVQLFEEFWNIGNHSLQWRYIDKMLHWSEPQNRTEQQKNVEGLRKKFSYHYFLDLGTKKQKVCQTMFLDTFDISGAWIRTIAKKKINGEFTLSDMRGKHNNKPKRIPVEIRNSVDEHIRSFPKIKSHCCGESIQREYLDATLNIKKMYTMYKSWMESTGRKEIASEHCYRDTFNNSYDLSFHRPKKDQCELYIEHKFRSDERKQKQETHDVKDSQNLMDQSSIPEQQSLIPEQQSWIPEQQSLILHQQSSIPHQQYHDYYSTIL; encoded by the exons ATGGCGTCGATTATGTATGATAAAAAGaagcttaaaaataaaaaacactaCGCCGAAAGAGGGATAGATAATAGAGAGTATAACATAATGAAGGAGAAGCACAATCAGCTATGCAGACTTTGCGCCGAGAGCAAATCAGGCCTCGTCGGCATCTACAAGATTGAGGGCCGAACTCTCAAAATCGAGAGCAAAATCGCCAAGTGCCTTCACATacag TTATTCTGTTTACAGGTTTTTTTGGACGATCTTCTGCCACTGTCCGTATGTCATGAATGCTGTACACTATTGAACATATGCAACGATTTCTATGAAAAAGCTAATGACGCGCAGTGTAACCTTCATGATATGCTGGTATCTAAAGAAACTTCACAGAGTAGAGCCGTGTCTGAAGTCAAGTCAAATTCTGTTGAAAAGACCGGGGACACTTCTAAAGGAGAGACGATAGAAGTAGAGGTAGACTTAGTTCCAGAAGAGATTGCAGATGACGAAGAATACTCTGACAGTGGAAATAATGATACTGGAGAAAGGGATCAGATATCTCAAACAGAAGTGAAGGATGGTAAAGATAATGATAGTAAGAGTGCAACAGAAAATGGATCTCTTAaccagaataataaaaaaaaagttaagagGAAAAGTAGTTCAAATGAAACAAATGAGAAtgcaaaaaaagcaaaatattgTGGTACAAATGATAAAAGAGCTGATGGGAATCCTTTATCTAAGAGAGAGATGGGCCCTGGTTGCGATTCTTCATGCCGATTTAAATGCCAAACAAAAGTCACATATGAAGAGCGGGTTCAGTTATTTGAAGAATTTTGGAATATAGGTAATCATAGTTTGCAATGGCGTTACATTGACAAAATGTTGCATTGGAGTGAACCTCAGAACAGGACGGAACAACAAAAGAATGTAGAAGGtctaagaaaaaaattttcatatcaTTACTTCCTTGATCTTGGCACGAAAAAGCAAAAAGTTTGCCAAACAATGTTCCTGGATACCTTTG ATATTAGTGGTGCTTGGATCAGAACAATTGccaagaagaaaataaatggGGAGTTTACACTAAGTGATATGCGAGGAAAACATAATAACAAACCTAAAAGAATACCAGTGGAAATTAGAAACTCCGTCGATGAACACATAAGATCATTTCCAAAAATTAAATCGCACTGCTGCGGAGAGTCGATACAAAGGGAGTATTTGGATGCGACGTTAAATATCAAGAAAATGTATACGATGTACAAAAGCTGGATGGAAAGCACGGGTAGAAAAGAAATAGCGAGCGAACATTGCTACCGCGATACGTTCAATAATAGCTACGATTTGTCTTTTCATAGGCCAAAAAAAGATCAGTGCGAATTATACATAGAGCATAAATTTCGAAGTGATGAAAGAAAGCAAAAACAAGAGACGCATGATGTAAAAGATTCACAAAATTTAATGGACCAAAGTTCGATTCCTGAACAACAAAGTTTGATACCTGAACAACAAAGTTGGATTCCTGAACAGCAAAGTTTGATTCTTCATCAGCAAAGTTCGATCCCTCATCAACAATATCATGATTATTATAGCacaatattataa
- the LOC100680066 gene encoding uncharacterized protein LOC100680066 isoform X2 — MASIMYDKKKLKNKKHYAERGIDNREYNIMKEKHNQLCRLCAESKSGLVGIYKIEGRTLKIESKIAKCLHIQVFLDDLLPLSVCHECCTLLNICNDFYEKANDAQCNLHDMLVSKETSQSRAVSEVKSNSVEKTGDTSKGETIEVEVDLVPEEIADDEEYSDSGNNDTGERDQISQTEVKDGKDNDSKSATENGSLNQNNKKKVKRKSSSNETNENAKKAKYCGTNDKRADGNPLSKREMGPGCDSSCRFKCQTKVTYEERVQLFEEFWNIGNHSLQWRYIDKMLHWSEPQNRTEQQKNVEGLRKKFSYHYFLDLGTKKQKVCQTMFLDTFDISGAWIRTIAKKKINGEFTLSDMRGKHNNKPKRIPVEIRNSVDEHIRSFPKIKSHCCGESIQREYLDATLNIKKMYTMYKSWMESTGRKEIASEHCYRDTFNNSYDLSFHRPKKDQCELYIEHKFRSDERKQKQETHDVKDSQNLMDQSSIPEQQSLIPEQQSWIPEQQSLILHQQSSIPHQQYHDYYSTIL; from the exons ATGGCGTCGATTATGTATGATAAAAAGaagcttaaaaataaaaaacactaCGCCGAAAGAGGGATAGATAATAGAGAGTATAACATAATGAAGGAGAAGCACAATCAGCTATGCAGACTTTGCGCCGAGAGCAAATCAGGCCTCGTCGGCATCTACAAGATTGAGGGCCGAACTCTCAAAATCGAGAGCAAAATCGCCAAGTGCCTTCACATacag GTTTTTTTGGACGATCTTCTGCCACTGTCCGTATGTCATGAATGCTGTACACTATTGAACATATGCAACGATTTCTATGAAAAAGCTAATGACGCGCAGTGTAACCTTCATGATATGCTGGTATCTAAAGAAACTTCACAGAGTAGAGCCGTGTCTGAAGTCAAGTCAAATTCTGTTGAAAAGACCGGGGACACTTCTAAAGGAGAGACGATAGAAGTAGAGGTAGACTTAGTTCCAGAAGAGATTGCAGATGACGAAGAATACTCTGACAGTGGAAATAATGATACTGGAGAAAGGGATCAGATATCTCAAACAGAAGTGAAGGATGGTAAAGATAATGATAGTAAGAGTGCAACAGAAAATGGATCTCTTAaccagaataataaaaaaaaagttaagagGAAAAGTAGTTCAAATGAAACAAATGAGAAtgcaaaaaaagcaaaatattgTGGTACAAATGATAAAAGAGCTGATGGGAATCCTTTATCTAAGAGAGAGATGGGCCCTGGTTGCGATTCTTCATGCCGATTTAAATGCCAAACAAAAGTCACATATGAAGAGCGGGTTCAGTTATTTGAAGAATTTTGGAATATAGGTAATCATAGTTTGCAATGGCGTTACATTGACAAAATGTTGCATTGGAGTGAACCTCAGAACAGGACGGAACAACAAAAGAATGTAGAAGGtctaagaaaaaaattttcatatcaTTACTTCCTTGATCTTGGCACGAAAAAGCAAAAAGTTTGCCAAACAATGTTCCTGGATACCTTTG ATATTAGTGGTGCTTGGATCAGAACAATTGccaagaagaaaataaatggGGAGTTTACACTAAGTGATATGCGAGGAAAACATAATAACAAACCTAAAAGAATACCAGTGGAAATTAGAAACTCCGTCGATGAACACATAAGATCATTTCCAAAAATTAAATCGCACTGCTGCGGAGAGTCGATACAAAGGGAGTATTTGGATGCGACGTTAAATATCAAGAAAATGTATACGATGTACAAAAGCTGGATGGAAAGCACGGGTAGAAAAGAAATAGCGAGCGAACATTGCTACCGCGATACGTTCAATAATAGCTACGATTTGTCTTTTCATAGGCCAAAAAAAGATCAGTGCGAATTATACATAGAGCATAAATTTCGAAGTGATGAAAGAAAGCAAAAACAAGAGACGCATGATGTAAAAGATTCACAAAATTTAATGGACCAAAGTTCGATTCCTGAACAACAAAGTTTGATACCTGAACAACAAAGTTGGATTCCTGAACAGCAAAGTTTGATTCTTCATCAGCAAAGTTCGATCCCTCATCAACAATATCATGATTATTATAGCacaatattataa
- the LOC100680066 gene encoding uncharacterized protein LOC100680066 isoform X3, with protein MASIMYDKKKLKNKKHYAERGIDNREYNIMKEKHNQLCRLCAESKSGLVGIYKIEGRTLKIESKIAKCLHIQLFCLQVFLDDLLPLSVCHECCTLLNICNDFYEKANDAQCNLHDMLVSKETSQSRAVSEVKSNSVEKTGDTSKGETIEVEVDLVPEEIADDEEYSDSGNNDTGERDQISQTEVKDGKDNDSKSATENGSLNQNNKKKVKRKSSSNETNENAKKAKYCGTNDKRADGNPLSKREMGPGCDSSCRFKCQTKVTYEERVQLFEEFWNIGNHSLQWRYIDKMLHWSEPQNRTEQQKNVEGLRKKFSYHYFLDLGTKKQKVCQTMFLDTFDISGAWIRTIAKKKINGEFTLSDMRGKHNNKPKRIPVEIRNSVDEHIRSFPKIKSHCCGESIQREYLDATLNIKKMYTMYKSWMESTGQKKISANYT; from the exons ATGGCGTCGATTATGTATGATAAAAAGaagcttaaaaataaaaaacactaCGCCGAAAGAGGGATAGATAATAGAGAGTATAACATAATGAAGGAGAAGCACAATCAGCTATGCAGACTTTGCGCCGAGAGCAAATCAGGCCTCGTCGGCATCTACAAGATTGAGGGCCGAACTCTCAAAATCGAGAGCAAAATCGCCAAGTGCCTTCACATacag TTATTCTGTTTACAGGTTTTTTTGGACGATCTTCTGCCACTGTCCGTATGTCATGAATGCTGTACACTATTGAACATATGCAACGATTTCTATGAAAAAGCTAATGACGCGCAGTGTAACCTTCATGATATGCTGGTATCTAAAGAAACTTCACAGAGTAGAGCCGTGTCTGAAGTCAAGTCAAATTCTGTTGAAAAGACCGGGGACACTTCTAAAGGAGAGACGATAGAAGTAGAGGTAGACTTAGTTCCAGAAGAGATTGCAGATGACGAAGAATACTCTGACAGTGGAAATAATGATACTGGAGAAAGGGATCAGATATCTCAAACAGAAGTGAAGGATGGTAAAGATAATGATAGTAAGAGTGCAACAGAAAATGGATCTCTTAaccagaataataaaaaaaaagttaagagGAAAAGTAGTTCAAATGAAACAAATGAGAAtgcaaaaaaagcaaaatattgTGGTACAAATGATAAAAGAGCTGATGGGAATCCTTTATCTAAGAGAGAGATGGGCCCTGGTTGCGATTCTTCATGCCGATTTAAATGCCAAACAAAAGTCACATATGAAGAGCGGGTTCAGTTATTTGAAGAATTTTGGAATATAGGTAATCATAGTTTGCAATGGCGTTACATTGACAAAATGTTGCATTGGAGTGAACCTCAGAACAGGACGGAACAACAAAAGAATGTAGAAGGtctaagaaaaaaattttcatatcaTTACTTCCTTGATCTTGGCACGAAAAAGCAAAAAGTTTGCCAAACAATGTTCCTGGATACCTTTG ATATTAGTGGTGCTTGGATCAGAACAATTGccaagaagaaaataaatggGGAGTTTACACTAAGTGATATGCGAGGAAAACATAATAACAAACCTAAAAGAATACCAGTGGAAATTAGAAACTCCGTCGATGAACACATAAGATCATTTCCAAAAATTAAATCGCACTGCTGCGGAGAGTCGATACAAAGGGAGTATTTGGATGCGACGTTAAATATCAAGAAAATGTATACGATGTACAAAAGCTGGATGGAAAGCACGG GCCAAAAAAAGATCAGTGCGAATTATACATAG
- the LOC100680066 gene encoding uncharacterized protein LOC100680066 isoform X4: MASIMYDKKKLKNKKHYAERGIDNREYNIMKEKHNQLCRLCAESKSGLVGIYKIEGRTLKIESKIAKCLHIQVFLDDLLPLSVCHECCTLLNICNDFYEKANDAQCNLHDMLVSKETSQSRAVSEVKSNSVEKTGDTSKGETIEVEVDLVPEEIADDEEYSDSGNNDTGERDQISQTEVKDGKDNDSKSATENGSLNQNNKKKVKRKSSSNETNENAKKAKYCGTNDKRADGNPLSKREMGPGCDSSCRFKCQTKVTYEERVQLFEEFWNIGNHSLQWRYIDKMLHWSEPQNRTEQQKNVEGLRKKFSYHYFLDLGTKKQKVCQTMFLDTFDISGAWIRTIAKKKINGEFTLSDMRGKHNNKPKRIPVEIRNSVDEHIRSFPKIKSHCCGESIQREYLDATLNIKKMYTMYKSWMESTGQKKISANYT, from the exons ATGGCGTCGATTATGTATGATAAAAAGaagcttaaaaataaaaaacactaCGCCGAAAGAGGGATAGATAATAGAGAGTATAACATAATGAAGGAGAAGCACAATCAGCTATGCAGACTTTGCGCCGAGAGCAAATCAGGCCTCGTCGGCATCTACAAGATTGAGGGCCGAACTCTCAAAATCGAGAGCAAAATCGCCAAGTGCCTTCACATacag GTTTTTTTGGACGATCTTCTGCCACTGTCCGTATGTCATGAATGCTGTACACTATTGAACATATGCAACGATTTCTATGAAAAAGCTAATGACGCGCAGTGTAACCTTCATGATATGCTGGTATCTAAAGAAACTTCACAGAGTAGAGCCGTGTCTGAAGTCAAGTCAAATTCTGTTGAAAAGACCGGGGACACTTCTAAAGGAGAGACGATAGAAGTAGAGGTAGACTTAGTTCCAGAAGAGATTGCAGATGACGAAGAATACTCTGACAGTGGAAATAATGATACTGGAGAAAGGGATCAGATATCTCAAACAGAAGTGAAGGATGGTAAAGATAATGATAGTAAGAGTGCAACAGAAAATGGATCTCTTAaccagaataataaaaaaaaagttaagagGAAAAGTAGTTCAAATGAAACAAATGAGAAtgcaaaaaaagcaaaatattgTGGTACAAATGATAAAAGAGCTGATGGGAATCCTTTATCTAAGAGAGAGATGGGCCCTGGTTGCGATTCTTCATGCCGATTTAAATGCCAAACAAAAGTCACATATGAAGAGCGGGTTCAGTTATTTGAAGAATTTTGGAATATAGGTAATCATAGTTTGCAATGGCGTTACATTGACAAAATGTTGCATTGGAGTGAACCTCAGAACAGGACGGAACAACAAAAGAATGTAGAAGGtctaagaaaaaaattttcatatcaTTACTTCCTTGATCTTGGCACGAAAAAGCAAAAAGTTTGCCAAACAATGTTCCTGGATACCTTTG ATATTAGTGGTGCTTGGATCAGAACAATTGccaagaagaaaataaatggGGAGTTTACACTAAGTGATATGCGAGGAAAACATAATAACAAACCTAAAAGAATACCAGTGGAAATTAGAAACTCCGTCGATGAACACATAAGATCATTTCCAAAAATTAAATCGCACTGCTGCGGAGAGTCGATACAAAGGGAGTATTTGGATGCGACGTTAAATATCAAGAAAATGTATACGATGTACAAAAGCTGGATGGAAAGCACGG GCCAAAAAAAGATCAGTGCGAATTATACATAG
- the LOC100119498 gene encoding uncharacterized protein LOC100119498, which produces MLRFLVFGGVFVALATAQQPGGRVLEPPIPAACAQRTIHERFNGKGYFYSWADPRTAGQEVDWLTGRNFCRQRCMDLVSLETSAENEFIKSRIVQNKVKYIWTSGRLCDFKGCDRPDLQPLQINGWFWTAELQKLAPTTDRNQNDWSESGGIGKPQPDNREAIQGGAPENCLAVLNQFYNDGVNWHDVACHHKKPWVCEENDALLKYVRFTNPNIRV; this is translated from the exons ATGTTGCGTTTCCTCGTCTTCGGCGGAGTTTTCGTCGCTCTGGCGACAGCTCAACAGCCAGGTGGTCGTGTTCTGGAGCCACCGATTCCCGCTGCCTGTGCCCAAA gaacGATTCATGAACGTTTCAACGGCAAGGGCTACTTCTACTCGTGGGCGGATCCACGCACTGCAGGTCAAGAGGTCGACTGGTTGACCGGCAGAAACTTCTGCAGACAGCGTTGCATGGACCTCGTTTCTCTTGAGACTTCGGCCGAGAACGAGTTTATCAAGAGCCGCATCGTACAAA ACAAAGTCAAGTACATCTGGACATCCGGACGTCTCTGCGACTTCAAGGGCTGTGACAGGCCCGACCTTCAGCCTCTTCAGATCAACGGCTGGTTCTGGACCGCTGAGCTCCAGAAGCTCGCCCCCACGACCGACCGCAATCAGAACGACTGGTCCGAGAGCGGAGG TATTGGCAAACCCCAACCTGACAACCGTGAGGCCATCCAAGGTGGAGCCCCCGAGAACTGTCTGGCTGTGCTGAACCAGTTCTACAACGACGGTGTCAACTGGCACGACGTTGCCTGCCACCACAAGAAACCATGGGTCTGCGAGGAGAACGACGCGCTCCTGAAGTACGTGCGCTTCACCAACCCCAACATCCGTGTCTAA
- the LOC100119911 gene encoding peptidyl-prolyl cis-trans isomerase NIMA-interacting 4: protein MVRTLASIYYICTTICRLWKKNFVNITYIYTNYKTAVAHIDEIVKFIVEYFVIFIIVIEMPPKKAAAGGGAKAGKSKGGGDDGDKGKGEKKGGTSVKVRHILCEKQSKILEAMEKLKAGQKFNEVAATYSEDKARSGGDLGWMTRGSMVGPFQEAAFALPISSLGSPVYTDPPVKTKFGYHIIMVEGKK from the exons ATGGTGCGCACGCTCGcatcaatatattatatatgtacTACCATATGCCGGctctggaaaaaaaattttgtaaacataacctatatatatacaaactACAAGACTGCAGTAGCACACATAGATGAAATTGTTAAGTTTATAGTTGAATACTttgttatatttattattgttatcgAAATGCCACCAAAGAAAGCCGCAGCAGGTGGTGGTGCGAAAGCCGGGAAATCGAAAGGTGGCGGGGATGATGGTGACAAAGGAAAGGGAGAGAAGAAAGGAGGAACTTCTgttaag GTTCGTCACATACTTTGCGAGAAACAATCGAAAATTTTGGAAGCCATGGAAAAACTGAAAGCTGGTCAGAAATTTAACGAAGTTGCTGCCACTTATAGTGAAGATAAAGCCAGATCTGGT gGTGATCTTGGATGGATGACAAGAGGTTCGATGGTGGGTCCATTTCAGGAAGCAGCGTTCGCTTTACCCATATCTAGTCTTGGCTCTCCAGTCTACACAGATCCACCGGTGAAAACGAAATTTGGTTATCACATCATCATGGTAGAGGGAAAGAAATAA
- the LOC100679999 gene encoding uncharacterized protein LOC100679999 isoform X2 has product MNLCCAIFCGYIYALDIIDMEDRSELEQPNVGKIINDFNKNATKKAQKKENTLISYTIKATARDQNKNIMISKLKGEIEHYLDKVALLEMENEVKEELLHEKDNELKGLKTENQKLKGLLLEQKHHALPKVTSFSPKPAINKINNDALSYNNNNYQVISTFNNIVASPKNEIATTNYNSVLSTTADSPAGQVAKPKSTKLKRSFKKNKKSKSVF; this is encoded by the exons atgaaTCTTTGTTGTGCAATATTCTGTGGCTATATCTATGCATTag ATATAATAGATATGGAAGACCGGTCGGAATTGGAACAGCCAAACGTTGGGAAAATCATcaacgattttaataaaaacgcAACGAAAAAGGCACAAAAGAAAG AGAATACGTTGATTAGTTATACCATTAAAGCGACAGCTCgcgatcaaaataaaaatattatgataTCCAAACTTAAAGGAG aaatcgAGCATTATTTGGATAAAGTGGCTCTCTTGGAAATGGAAAACGAAGTGAAGGAAGAGTTACTCCATGAAAAAGATAATGAACTTAAAGGTTTGAAAACTGAG aatcaaaaactgaaaggCTTGCTACTGGAACAAAAGCATCATGCATTACCAAAAGTCACATCGTTTAGTCCAAAACCTgctattaataaaatcaacaaCGATGCACTCAGCTATAACAACAACAATTACCAAGTTATTTCAACATTTAACAACATCGTCGCTTCGCCAAAAAATGAAATAGCAACGACGAATTATAATTCGGTTTTGTCCACGACTGCCGATAGTCCAGCCGGTCAAGTTGCAAAACCCAAGTCTACTAAACTAAA GCgatcgtttaaaaaaaacaaaaaatccaagTCAGTTTTCTAG
- the LOC100679999 gene encoding uncharacterized protein LOC100679999 isoform X1 — translation MEDRSELEQPNVGKIINDFNKNATKKAQKKENTLISYTIKATARDQNKNIMISKLKGEIEHYLDKVALLEMENEVKEELLHEKDNELKGLKTENQKLKGLLLEQKHHALPKVTSFSPKPAINKINNDALSYNNNNYQVISTFNNIVASPKNEIATTNYNSVLSTTADSPAGQVAKPKSTKLKRSFKKNKKSKSVF, via the exons ATGGAAGACCGGTCGGAATTGGAACAGCCAAACGTTGGGAAAATCATcaacgattttaataaaaacgcAACGAAAAAGGCACAAAAGAAAG AGAATACGTTGATTAGTTATACCATTAAAGCGACAGCTCgcgatcaaaataaaaatattatgataTCCAAACTTAAAGGAG aaatcgAGCATTATTTGGATAAAGTGGCTCTCTTGGAAATGGAAAACGAAGTGAAGGAAGAGTTACTCCATGAAAAAGATAATGAACTTAAAGGTTTGAAAACTGAG aatcaaaaactgaaaggCTTGCTACTGGAACAAAAGCATCATGCATTACCAAAAGTCACATCGTTTAGTCCAAAACCTgctattaataaaatcaacaaCGATGCACTCAGCTATAACAACAACAATTACCAAGTTATTTCAACATTTAACAACATCGTCGCTTCGCCAAAAAATGAAATAGCAACGACGAATTATAATTCGGTTTTGTCCACGACTGCCGATAGTCCAGCCGGTCAAGTTGCAAAACCCAAGTCTACTAAACTAAA GCgatcgtttaaaaaaaacaaaaaatccaagTCAGTTTTCTAG
- the LOC100119842 gene encoding splicing factor 3B subunit 2 translates to MSNSVLLPPGLEHSFVPRNNANNFSEYWQNQNVLKVPQKVTVNGKADNNTRPKKRKKKKKKQRSTDEKKDDNLNDSETGNNEPEAEIEYVQDIPTVSDLEPMYRQFAKVFEAFKLVEPEKLNADGAEAISQYPPLSAADGAIASKLGQLVDEYEEDIQAQEHQQQQAAGENGTPRISKRKLKKLTRLSIAELKQLVGRPDVVEMHDVTARDPKLLVQLKAHRNTVSVPRHWCFKRKYLQGKRGIEKPPFDLPAFIKRTGITEMRASLQEKDESKTLKAKMRERTRPKLGKIDIDYQKLHDAFFKWQTKPRMTIHGDLYYEGKEYETRLKEKKPGELTDELRTALGMPIGPSCQKVPPPWLIAMQRYGPPPSYPNLKIPGLNAPIPEGCAFGYHAGGWGKPPVDETGRPLYGDVFGMTRTPRSDNLDEDIDKGMWGEPESESSGDEDEDDEEEEGDEEAKEDATGLVTPGAEGLITPSGITSIPAGLETPETIELRKRKIESEMEGGDTPALFTVLQERRTENLGSSMMGSMHVYDMTGAGGQAPPSVIAARRGVVSTSEVRATEKEGAVELALDPSELDLDSEAMASRYEETMRNRQALQREDLSDMLQDHVRRQKSKRKHQQTQDTKSSKKYKEFKF, encoded by the exons ATGTCCAATAGTGTATTGCTTCCACCGGGCTTGGAGCACTCGTTTGTTCCAAGAAACAACGCCAATAACTTCTCCGAGTATTGGCAAAATCAAAATGTACTCAAAGTACCGCAAAAAGTTACTGTCAACGGAAAAGCCGATAATAACACTAGGCCGAAAAagcggaagaagaagaagaaaaagcagaggaGTACAGATGAGAAAAAAGATGACAACCTAAATGATTCTGAAACTGGAAACAATGAACCTGAAGCAGAAATTGAATATGTTCAAGATATACCAACTGTCAGCGATCTGGAGCCTATGTACAGACAATTTGCTAAGGTTTTTGAAGCGTTCAAGCTGGTCGAACCTGAGAAGCTGAATGCTGATGGAGCTGAAGCTATCAGTCAGTACCCACCTTTGAGTGCAGCTGATGGCGCTATTGCCAGTAAGCTTGGACAACTTGTTGACGAGTATGAGGAAGATATACAGGCCCAAGAacatcaacagcagcaggctGCAGGAGAGAATGGTACCCCACGCATTTCCAAgagaaaattaaagaaattaacAAGGCTCAGCATAGCTGAACTTAAACAGCTAGTTGGAAGACCCGATGTTGTAGAGATGCATGATGTCACTGCGAGAGATCCCAAGCTATTAGTTCAACTAAAAGCTCATCGAAACACAGTGTCTGTTCCTAGGCATTGGTGTTTCAAACGCAAATATTTACAGGGTAAGAGGGGTATTGAGAAACCTCCATTTGACTTACCTGCATTTATAAAACGCACTGGTATTACTGAAATGAGAGCAAGTCTGCAAGAGAAAGATGAGTCTAAGACTCTCAAGGCTAAAATGAGGGAAAGAACAAGGCCCAAGTTGGGTAAAATTGACATAGATTATCAGAAACTGCATGATGCCTTTTTTAAGTGGCAAACTAAACCCAGAATGACTATTCATGGTGATTTATACTATGAAGGAAAGGAGTATGAAACAAGGCTCAAAGAAAAGAAACCTGGTGAGTTGACAGATGAATTGAGAACAGCTCTGGGTATGCCGATTGGACCTAGCTGTCAAAAAGTCCCACCACCATGGTTGATTGCCATGCAGCGTTATGGACCTCCACCAAGTTACccaaatctaaaaatcccaGGCTTAAATGCTCCAATTCCTGAAGGCTGTGCCTTTGGTTATCATGCTGGAGGTTGGGGTAAACCTCCAGTAGATGAGACTGGTAGACCACTGTATGGTGACGTTTTTGGAATGACTAGAACTCCTAGAAGTGATAATTTGGATGAGGATATTGACAAAGGAATGTGGGGAGAGCCTGAGTCTGAATCATCTGGAGATGAAGACGAAGATGATGAGGAAGAAGAGGGTGATGAGGAAG CTAAGGAAGATGCAACTGGTCTTGTAACACCTGGAGCTGAAGGTCTTATCACTCCTAGTGGTATTACATCAATACCTGCTGGATTGGAAACCCCAGAAACCATTGAGCTTCGAAAGAGGAAAATTGAGAGTGAAATGGAAGGTGGTGATACACCTGCCTTATTCACAGTTCTTCAAGAAAGAAGAACTGAAAACCTGGGATCAAGCATGATGGGCAGCATGCATGTTTATGATATGACCGGCGCAGGTGGACAGGCACCACCTTCGGTCATAGCTGCGCGACGCGGTGTAGTTTCTACATCTGAAGTCAGAGCAACCGAAAAAGAGGGAGCCGTCGAATTGGCTCTTGATCCTAGCGAATTGGATCTGGATTCGGAAGCGATGGCTTCTCGTTATGAAGAAACGATGCGGAATCGTCAGGCTTTGCAACGAGAAGATTTGTCGGATATGTTGCAAGACCATGTACGAAGACAAAAG AGCAAACGAAAGCACCAACAGACTCAAGATAcaaaatcttcaaaaaaatataaagaatttaaattttaa